The Pedobacter roseus genome contains a region encoding:
- a CDS encoding AraC family transcriptional regulator, translating to MISETLYEPYEIVYKKLDECPKYGHKHLFFELIYILSGTGKQCINNNKFDYRAGHMFLITPEDCHSFEIETTTEFFFLRFGNVYLRSKDFRTDDVKRLEYILQNASHQPGCILKNFSDKPLVKSLIEAMIAEYVNRDLYNKELITKMVDTMIVLVARNIAKYLPASIKEDSEQKTLALLNYIQANIYSPEKLRAEKLSVEFGISENYFGKYFKKQTNETLQQYIANLRIKLIEARLHFSDMRINEIAFELGFTDESHLNKFFKSQKGMSLKAFRSSVAS from the coding sequence ATGATTAGCGAAACATTGTACGAACCTTATGAGATTGTTTACAAAAAGTTAGATGAATGCCCAAAATATGGCCATAAACACCTGTTTTTTGAGTTGATATACATCCTCTCCGGTACAGGCAAACAATGCATCAATAACAATAAATTCGATTATCGTGCAGGGCACATGTTTTTGATCACGCCTGAAGATTGCCATTCATTTGAAATAGAAACAACTACCGAATTTTTCTTTCTGCGCTTTGGAAATGTGTACCTCCGCTCAAAGGATTTTCGTACAGATGATGTAAAAAGACTAGAATATATTCTTCAAAATGCCAGTCACCAACCGGGTTGTATCCTCAAAAATTTTTCGGATAAACCATTGGTTAAATCGCTTATAGAGGCCATGATTGCTGAATACGTTAACCGCGATCTTTACAACAAAGAGTTAATAACCAAAATGGTGGATACGATGATTGTGCTGGTGGCCCGTAATATTGCCAAATACCTGCCAGCCAGTATTAAGGAAGACTCGGAACAAAAAACGCTGGCGCTCTTAAACTACATACAGGCCAATATTTATAGTCCGGAGAAACTAAGGGCCGAAAAGCTAAGCGTTGAATTCGGCATTTCGGAAAACTATTTTGGAAAGTATTTTAAAAAACAGACCAATGAAACCCTACAACAATATATTGCCAATTTAAGGATTAAACTGATAGAGGCACGCTTACATTTCAGCGATATGCGGATCAATGAAATTGCATTTGAACTCGGTTTTACTGATGAAAGCCACTTAAACAAGTTTTTTAAATCGCAAAAGGGAATGAGCCTTAAAGCATTCAGGAGTTCGGTTGCGAGTTGA
- a CDS encoding YceI family protein, producing the protein MKTLITALIFLLTSMLPADKTKSTSRWVVSGNSMLTVNGRTNINRFSCAIVRYPKSDTILISKDKTDHIMLSGTLNLEVKDFDCSNTMMTKQLLNTLQQSKFPTLKIKFLSLKEIPSVGQRNFVKGDVEITLSGILKRFEICYEVNVKQGLMELTGQQAINFSDFNLIPPKKVGRLIQAKNQLVVVFFLKMEKVG; encoded by the coding sequence ATGAAAACGCTGATCACAGCCCTGATTTTTTTGCTAACCAGCATGTTGCCAGCTGATAAAACCAAAAGTACTTCCCGATGGGTAGTGAGTGGAAACAGTATGTTGACTGTTAATGGAAGGACTAATATTAACAGGTTTTCCTGTGCAATCGTGCGTTACCCAAAAAGCGATACGATTCTGATTTCGAAGGATAAAACAGATCATATAATGCTTTCCGGAACTTTAAACCTTGAGGTAAAGGATTTTGATTGTAGCAATACAATGATGACTAAACAGTTATTGAACACCCTTCAGCAGAGTAAATTTCCAACCCTTAAGATCAAATTCCTTTCTTTAAAAGAAATCCCTTCGGTAGGTCAGCGTAATTTTGTCAAAGGTGATGTCGAGATTACCCTTTCAGGGATATTAAAGAGATTTGAAATCTGTTATGAGGTAAATGTTAAACAGGGCTTAATGGAGCTGACTGGACAACAGGCAATCAATTTTTCAGATTTTAATCTGATCCCTCCAAAAAAAGTGGGCAGGCTCATTCAGGCAAAAAACCAGCTTGTGGTGGTTTTTTTCTTGAAAATGGAAAAGGTAGGCTAA
- a CDS encoding GlxA family transcriptional regulator, with translation MKNLTIIVPNGENNLSSITGTYEIFSRANLYWKNNTKQELFNIQLAGVSEQVDFNAGLFSVKPHTTIAEIAKTNLIIVPSLNHNYELALKENEALVTWLQQQHQLGAEIATICTGTFLLAASGLLDGKVCSTHWSVAENFRVMFPKINLQTDHLITDENGIYTNGGAYSFLNLILYLIEKYYDRQTAIYCSKVFQIEIDRSTQSEFTIFNGQKKHEDEIVKQAQNYIEHNLEEKITISDLSSKFNVGRRNFDRRFIKATGNTPIEYAQRVKIEIAKKAFETSRKTINEVMYEVGYADVKAFREVFRKYTGLSPLDYRGKYNKDR, from the coding sequence ATGAAAAACCTGACGATTATCGTACCCAATGGAGAGAATAATTTGAGTAGCATTACCGGAACCTACGAGATTTTCTCGAGGGCAAACCTGTACTGGAAAAACAATACAAAACAGGAGCTGTTCAACATCCAGCTGGCGGGGGTTTCAGAACAGGTAGATTTTAATGCGGGTCTGTTTTCGGTTAAGCCACATACTACGATTGCAGAAATTGCGAAAACTAACCTGATTATTGTACCCTCCCTCAACCACAATTATGAACTTGCGCTGAAAGAAAATGAAGCTTTGGTTACCTGGCTGCAGCAACAGCATCAACTGGGTGCTGAAATTGCCACCATCTGTACCGGTACGTTTCTCCTTGCAGCGTCCGGTTTGTTAGATGGAAAGGTTTGTTCCACACACTGGTCGGTTGCTGAAAATTTTCGCGTGATGTTCCCCAAAATCAATTTGCAAACGGATCATTTAATTACCGACGAAAACGGAATTTACACCAATGGCGGGGCTTACTCCTTTTTAAACCTGATTTTATACCTGATCGAAAAATACTACGACAGGCAAACCGCTATTTATTGCTCCAAAGTGTTCCAGATCGAGATCGACCGCAGCACGCAATCGGAGTTCACCATTTTTAATGGTCAGAAAAAACATGAAGATGAGATTGTGAAACAGGCCCAAAACTACATCGAACACAATCTGGAAGAAAAAATCACCATCAGCGACCTCTCTTCAAAATTCAATGTTGGCCGCAGGAATTTCGACAGAAGGTTTATCAAAGCAACCGGGAACACTCCTATTGAATATGCGCAACGGGTTAAAATCGAAATAGCAAAAAAAGCCTTCGAAACCAGCCGTAAAACAATAAACGAGGTAATGTACGAGGTGGGTTATGCAGATGTTAAAGCATTCCGTGAAGTGTTCAGGAAATATACCGGCTTATCCCCTTTAGATTACAGGGGGAAGTATAATAAAGATAGATGA
- a CDS encoding DeoR/GlpR family DNA-binding transcription regulator → MMNLAERHQFILSRLQRDQYINVVDLCKELKVSSVTIRKDLKLLEDKSLLFRTHGGATVNNPYTVDRPVNEKEKIQSTEKNKIGMAAAALLNDNDSIVIASGTTVLYFAKNIAPATNLTVVTSALNVALELMREPSIEVIQLGGLLRKSSSSVMGAYAEQVLQDFYFNKLFLGVDGIDLDFGLTTTNAMEAHLNRKMIGASQKTIVLADSTKFGKRGFGKICGLEEIDHIITDKGISEQIVKHLEGLGVTVTIV, encoded by the coding sequence ATGATGAATTTGGCTGAGAGGCACCAGTTTATTTTAAGTCGCCTGCAACGTGATCAGTACATCAACGTAGTGGATTTATGTAAGGAACTGAAAGTGTCGTCGGTAACAATAAGAAAGGACTTAAAACTACTTGAAGATAAAAGCCTTTTGTTTAGGACCCATGGTGGGGCTACTGTAAATAATCCGTATACGGTAGACCGTCCGGTTAATGAGAAAGAGAAAATACAATCTACCGAGAAGAACAAAATCGGGATGGCTGCTGCCGCATTGCTAAACGATAATGATTCTATTGTGATTGCATCAGGTACTACAGTTCTTTATTTTGCTAAGAACATTGCACCAGCAACAAACTTAACCGTTGTTACTTCTGCATTAAATGTGGCTTTGGAATTGATGCGTGAGCCGAGTATTGAAGTGATACAATTGGGCGGTTTGCTTAGAAAAAGTTCCTCATCTGTAATGGGCGCTTATGCGGAACAGGTTTTACAGGATTTTTATTTTAATAAGTTGTTTTTAGGGGTAGATGGGATTGATCTTGATTTCGGATTAACCACCACAAATGCCATGGAGGCACATTTAAACCGTAAAATGATTGGCGCTTCACAAAAGACAATTGTACTGGCCGACTCGACCAAATTTGGAAAAAGAGGCTTCGGAAAGATATGCGGATTAGAAGAAATTGACCATATTATCACTGATAAAGGAATTTCTGAACAAATTGTAAAACATTTAGAGGGCTTGGGTGTTACTGTTACTATCGTGTAG
- a CDS encoding response regulator transcription factor: MKILIIEDEPGLQRSIAQYLMAEGNLCSVALNYAQALERLDMYEYDCVLLDLTLPDGEGLQILNYLKRVNRAEGVIIISARNSIDQKIEGLSLGADDYLIKPFHLSELNARILAVVRRKSAQGDRHIEFNEIRIDLDAKEVLVNGKVVYMTKKEFDLLLYFVSNKGKVISKSAAVEHIWGDDSDMADSFDFIYTHIKNIRKKLIDGGSKDYFQSVYGVGYKFISS; this comes from the coding sequence ATGAAGATCCTCATTATTGAAGACGAGCCCGGCCTGCAGCGCAGCATAGCCCAATACCTTATGGCTGAGGGTAATCTCTGCAGTGTGGCTTTAAACTATGCCCAGGCACTTGAACGGCTTGACATGTATGAGTACGATTGTGTATTACTGGACCTAACCCTTCCCGACGGAGAAGGACTTCAGATACTGAATTACCTAAAAAGGGTGAACAGGGCTGAAGGCGTGATTATTATTTCGGCAAGAAATTCCATTGATCAAAAAATAGAAGGCTTGAGCCTTGGCGCGGATGATTATCTGATCAAACCCTTTCACCTCTCTGAGCTTAATGCCCGAATCCTTGCAGTGGTGCGCAGAAAGAGTGCGCAGGGCGACCGTCATATCGAATTTAATGAGATCAGGATTGATCTTGATGCTAAGGAGGTGCTTGTGAACGGCAAAGTGGTATACATGACAAAAAAAGAATTCGATCTGTTGCTTTATTTTGTTTCCAATAAAGGTAAGGTGATCTCGAAATCTGCCGCTGTAGAGCATATCTGGGGCGATGATTCTGATATGGCAGATAGCTTTGATTTTATCTACACCCACATCAAGAACATTAGAAAAAAGCTGATTGATGGAGGAAGCAAAGATTATTTTCAATCAGTGTATGGAGTTGGATATAAATTTATAAGCTCATGA
- a CDS encoding cytochrome b/b6 domain-containing protein, translating into MGIHIYFGYALAALFLFRLIAEFFLPAEQKLLPKLKKAYRAYFILKKEREMAKHELVVKGLYLIFYLLLLTMVVTGLLLAFEDYTNIPENLNHSIKEFHGFCMYLILGFIILHLAGVFLAERQEGKGIVSDMINGGDDK; encoded by the coding sequence ATGGGGATACACATTTATTTCGGTTATGCCCTTGCTGCACTTTTTCTTTTCAGGCTAATCGCCGAATTCTTCCTGCCTGCTGAACAAAAACTATTGCCCAAACTCAAAAAAGCTTACCGCGCTTATTTTATCTTGAAAAAGGAAAGGGAAATGGCGAAGCACGAACTGGTGGTAAAGGGCTTATATCTCATCTTTTATCTGTTGCTGTTAACGATGGTTGTTACTGGTTTGCTATTGGCTTTTGAAGATTATACGAACATCCCTGAAAACCTCAACCACAGCATAAAGGAATTCCACGGCTTTTGTATGTACCTCATACTGGGCTTTATTATTCTTCACCTGGCAGGGGTGTTCCTGGCCGAGCGACAGGAAGGAAAAGGAATTGTTTCGGATATGATCAACGGAGGGGATGATAAATAA
- a CDS encoding response regulator transcription factor yields MEKKRIHILEDDQEIRNVIEILLKEEGFELQLSSSFAELKKNIQDAMPDLFLLDVMLPDGNGAEICEDLKTDIFTKHIPIIVMSAQNNSEQKAIDAFADDYISKPFDIYDVLERINAQLKRSSENRTKV; encoded by the coding sequence ATGGAAAAAAAACGAATACACATTTTAGAAGACGATCAGGAAATCAGAAACGTGATTGAAATCCTGTTAAAGGAAGAGGGTTTTGAATTACAGCTTTCCTCATCATTTGCAGAGCTGAAGAAAAATATCCAGGATGCAATGCCTGATCTTTTCTTGTTAGATGTAATGTTACCCGATGGAAACGGAGCAGAAATCTGCGAAGATTTAAAAACTGACATTTTTACCAAACACATCCCGATTATTGTAATGTCTGCACAGAACAATAGCGAACAAAAAGCGATCGATGCATTTGCAGATGATTACATCAGCAAACCTTTCGACATTTACGATGTTTTGGAACGCATTAATGCGCAGTTAAAAAGAAGTTCGGAAAACAGGACTAAAGTTTAA
- a CDS encoding SRPBCC family protein, translating to MEQQKDYNTSIVVDKSAEEVFNDINQVSEWWQGEIKGDTREVNDEFTYQMGDVHFSKQKVIESLPGKKVVWLVTDSEINFVTDKKEWVDTKIVFEISPEGDKTRLTFTHQGLLPAIECYGGCSIAWESLIKKSLFSYIQTGKGVAVF from the coding sequence ATGGAACAGCAAAAAGACTATAACACTTCAATTGTGGTTGATAAATCTGCGGAAGAAGTATTTAATGACATCAATCAGGTTAGCGAGTGGTGGCAGGGAGAAATTAAGGGAGACACCAGGGAAGTGAATGATGAATTTACCTATCAAATGGGCGACGTTCATTTTTCTAAACAAAAAGTGATCGAATCGCTACCTGGAAAAAAAGTGGTGTGGCTGGTTACAGATAGCGAAATCAATTTTGTGACTGATAAAAAGGAGTGGGTAGATACGAAAATCGTATTTGAGATCAGTCCTGAAGGAGACAAAACAAGGTTAACTTTCACCCATCAGGGACTTCTGCCAGCGATCGAATGTTATGGAGGATGTTCAATCGCCTGGGAAAGTTTAATTAAAAAAAGCCTGTTCAGTTATATTCAAACCGGCAAAGGCGTGGCGGTGTTTTAA
- a CDS encoding glycerol-3-phosphate dehydrogenase/oxidase, which translates to MKRLHQPLLAENINWDLIIIGGGATGLGTALDAASRGYKTLLVEQADYAKGTSSRSTKLVHGGVRYLAQGDIGLVRHALKERGLLQQNAKHLVHKEAFLIPCYDWFSIIKYLTGLTLYDWLAGKYSFGKSKYFSKAETLAMMPGIKAKGLKGSIRYYDGKFDDARLAINIAQTAIEKGASLLSYTKVTGLLKDGETITGIETEDSITGLKVQFKGKVVINATGVFVDDILHMNNPDSKKMVRPSQGVHVVLEKSFLNSESALMIPKTSDGRVLFAVPWHEHLLVGTTDTPLDEHSLEPRALKEEVDFIMGTAATYFNRKPLEKDILSVFSGLRPLAAPTSGDGNSTKEISRDHKLIVSAKGLITITGGKWTTYRRMAEETVDLAIKQAGLEPKACVTENLSIHGSQMIEEDHHLSIYGSDRDKIEALIKQDPTLGQQLHSSFPFTQAEVVWSARNEMAETVEDILSRRLRILFIDAQAAKDMAPRVALLLAKELSAGENWETEQIETFNKLADGYLYHQPIK; encoded by the coding sequence ATGAAAAGATTACATCAGCCGCTCCTAGCAGAAAACATAAATTGGGACCTGATCATCATTGGTGGCGGGGCAACTGGCTTAGGCACAGCACTTGATGCGGCCAGTCGGGGTTATAAAACTTTACTGGTTGAGCAGGCTGATTATGCAAAAGGAACATCAAGCCGCAGCACAAAACTGGTACACGGAGGCGTACGCTACCTGGCCCAGGGAGATATTGGCCTTGTGAGACACGCCCTTAAAGAACGTGGATTATTACAACAGAACGCTAAACACCTGGTACATAAAGAAGCGTTCCTCATCCCCTGCTACGATTGGTTTTCCATTATTAAATATTTAACCGGACTTACCCTGTACGATTGGCTGGCAGGAAAATACAGTTTCGGAAAATCTAAATATTTCTCTAAGGCAGAAACACTGGCCATGATGCCGGGCATTAAAGCAAAAGGTTTAAAAGGCAGCATCAGGTATTATGACGGAAAGTTTGATGATGCCCGTTTAGCCATCAATATCGCTCAAACCGCTATCGAAAAAGGTGCTTCATTATTAAGTTATACCAAAGTAACTGGTTTATTAAAAGATGGCGAAACCATTACAGGGATCGAAACGGAAGATTCCATAACAGGTTTAAAAGTACAGTTTAAAGGCAAAGTAGTGATTAATGCAACGGGTGTGTTTGTAGATGACATCCTGCACATGAACAATCCCGATTCGAAAAAGATGGTTCGCCCTAGTCAGGGTGTACATGTGGTATTGGAAAAAAGCTTTTTAAACAGCGAATCGGCTTTAATGATCCCTAAAACTTCTGATGGGCGTGTATTATTTGCGGTTCCCTGGCACGAACATTTATTGGTAGGCACCACCGATACCCCATTAGATGAACACAGCCTCGAACCCAGGGCTTTGAAAGAAGAAGTTGATTTTATTATGGGTACTGCGGCAACTTATTTTAACCGCAAACCCCTGGAAAAAGATATATTAAGTGTGTTCTCTGGTTTACGGCCATTGGCAGCACCAACAAGCGGCGATGGAAACAGTACAAAAGAAATCAGCAGGGATCATAAACTGATTGTTTCGGCAAAGGGATTAATCACCATAACTGGTGGAAAATGGACCACTTATCGTCGCATGGCTGAAGAAACCGTTGATTTAGCCATTAAGCAGGCTGGTTTAGAACCGAAAGCATGCGTAACCGAAAATCTCAGCATCCATGGCAGCCAAATGATCGAAGAAGATCATCATTTATCGATATATGGATCAGACCGTGATAAAATCGAGGCTTTAATCAAACAAGATCCTACTCTTGGGCAGCAGTTACATTCATCTTTCCCTTTTACCCAAGCAGAAGTAGTTTGGTCTGCAAGGAATGAAATGGCCGAAACTGTAGAAGATATTTTAAGCAGAAGGCTGAGGATATTATTTATTGATGCCCAGGCTGCAAAAGATATGGCACCGAGGGTAGCCTTGCTCCTGGCCAAAGAATTATCGGCAGGTGAAAACTGGGAAACCGAACAGATTGAAACTTTTAATAAATTAGCCGATGGTTACCTTTATCATCAACCTATAAAATAA
- a CDS encoding SRPBCC family protein: MKIKLTIAPLVLAALLSCQNPTGKPVQQKELTETTHLKKTIMNNKDYTTQIVVKKDPQTAFEAIQNFRGWWSEEIQGQSDVLNESFFYHYKDVHLCKLKLIEKNPGQKLVYLVLDNQFNFVKDKTEWIGTKLIFELMPEGEQTKIVFTHEGLVPEYECYKVCHDAWTGYIQGSLKNFIETGKGKPNGKEGGLNAELVKKWGLPDK, encoded by the coding sequence ATGAAAATAAAATTAACAATTGCACCGCTTGTATTAGCAGCACTGCTCAGCTGCCAAAACCCGACAGGGAAACCTGTCCAACAAAAAGAATTAACAGAAACTACTCACCTAAAAAAAACAATTATGAACAACAAAGACTATACCACACAGATTGTGGTAAAGAAAGATCCCCAAACAGCATTTGAGGCCATCCAAAACTTCAGGGGCTGGTGGTCGGAAGAAATTCAGGGCCAAAGCGATGTGCTTAACGAATCCTTCTTTTACCATTATAAAGATGTGCATTTGTGCAAACTGAAACTTATCGAAAAAAATCCCGGTCAAAAACTCGTTTATCTGGTACTGGATAACCAGTTCAATTTTGTGAAAGATAAAACAGAATGGATTGGGACGAAGCTGATTTTTGAATTAATGCCGGAAGGTGAGCAAACCAAAATTGTATTTACACACGAGGGTTTGGTACCCGAATATGAGTGTTACAAAGTTTGCCATGATGCATGGACTGGCTACATTCAAGGCAGCCTGAAAAATTTTATTGAAACAGGAAAAGGAAAACCCAATGGCAAAGAAGGCGGCCTTAACGCAGAACTTGTTAAAAAATGGGGGTTACCAGATAAATAA
- a CDS encoding zinc-binding alcohol dehydrogenase family protein: MKAIGFKTSLPINENESFIAFETPVPEPKGRDLLVKIKAISVNPVDYKIRQNSAKDTTLETPKVIGWDAVGTVEAVGEGVTFFKAGDEVYYAGDLTRSGSNAEYQLIDERIVGLKPTSLTDAEAAAMPLTALTAWESLYDRIRINNQKDKGKSILIIGGAGGVGSIAIQLAKKISGLKVITTASRPETKEWCKAMGADVVVDHKNLVEEVRAAGFKEVDFILDFVDLNSYWDDLVELIKPQGHIVSITGSATPVALNKLKNKSVTFSWELMYTRSMYQTEDIEQQHHILNELAKLLDTGTLKTTLNQTLKGFTVENLKEAHRLLESGKTIGKVVIEY; encoded by the coding sequence ATGAAAGCCATAGGATTTAAAACCTCACTCCCAATAAACGAAAACGAAAGTTTTATCGCATTTGAAACACCTGTTCCGGAGCCAAAAGGACGCGACCTGCTCGTAAAAATAAAGGCCATCAGCGTAAATCCGGTTGATTATAAAATCCGCCAGAACAGCGCGAAAGACACTACACTGGAAACACCCAAAGTAATTGGCTGGGATGCCGTTGGAACAGTTGAAGCCGTTGGTGAGGGCGTAACCTTTTTTAAAGCCGGAGATGAAGTATATTATGCCGGTGATTTAACCCGAAGCGGCTCGAACGCCGAATACCAATTGATTGATGAACGTATAGTTGGTTTAAAACCCACATCATTAACTGACGCTGAAGCTGCAGCCATGCCATTAACCGCACTTACAGCCTGGGAATCACTTTACGACCGCATCCGCATCAACAATCAAAAAGATAAAGGAAAAAGCATCCTGATTATTGGTGGTGCAGGCGGTGTTGGTTCCATTGCCATACAGCTGGCGAAAAAAATAAGCGGCTTAAAAGTGATTACCACAGCCTCACGACCAGAAACAAAAGAATGGTGTAAAGCCATGGGAGCAGATGTGGTAGTGGATCATAAAAACCTGGTTGAAGAAGTACGTGCCGCAGGTTTTAAGGAAGTGGATTTTATACTCGATTTTGTAGACCTGAACAGCTATTGGGATGACCTGGTAGAACTGATTAAACCGCAGGGCCACATCGTATCGATAACTGGCTCAGCCACTCCTGTTGCCCTAAATAAATTAAAAAACAAGAGCGTTACCTTTTCGTGGGAACTGATGTACACCCGCTCAATGTATCAAACTGAAGATATAGAACAGCAACATCATATTTTAAATGAACTGGCTAAGTTATTGGACACTGGCACACTTAAAACTACACTAAACCAAACCCTGAAAGGATTTACGGTAGAAAATTTAAAAGAAGCCCACCGTTTATTGGAAAGTGGTAAAACCATTGGTAAAGTAGTAATCGAATACTAG
- a CDS encoding sensor histidine kinase: protein MKLFTRYNRILMIISLFGLLLIGFLFYQMLAYYLDQQIDHDLVEEIMEVKEYSEKGNFYQPHEFEDLIVQYKKIAKAYPSSSYADTVFYNPVKHRTESARYLKTELELNEQPYQILVIASKFERQEQIRNICLIILIPVMLLFALVLMVNRILLKKIWTPFEQLLKNITAFNINHDQPYEPVDMPVEEFRQLNSVLVELSGKVKSDYNEIKLFTENASHEMMTPLAVINSKLDNMLQSNVLGKEDGETLVELYKATSRLTKLNQSLLLLVKIDNNLLQDNEQISLKLLIEEKAVYFQELISERHITLDMVLAEITTSASRQLLEILINNLFSNVIRHNYDGGKIEISLDAEKIVFANTGHNPALDPDKIFDRFYKDHASEGTGLGLAILKQICNRQQYLLDYFYRQDLHTFTIVFNH from the coding sequence ATGAAGCTCTTTACACGATATAACCGGATCCTGATGATCATCAGTCTTTTCGGGCTGCTGCTCATCGGCTTTCTTTTTTACCAGATGCTCGCTTACTATCTTGATCAACAGATCGACCACGACCTGGTAGAGGAGATTATGGAAGTAAAAGAATATTCTGAAAAGGGAAACTTTTATCAGCCGCACGAATTTGAGGACCTGATTGTTCAGTATAAAAAAATAGCTAAAGCTTATCCTTCCAGCAGTTACGCAGATACGGTATTTTACAATCCGGTAAAGCACCGTACGGAGAGCGCAAGATATCTTAAAACAGAACTGGAACTTAATGAGCAACCTTACCAGATTTTGGTCATCGCATCGAAATTTGAACGGCAGGAACAGATCAGGAATATCTGTTTGATTATCCTGATACCTGTTATGTTACTTTTTGCGCTGGTTCTTATGGTTAACCGGATTTTGCTCAAAAAGATCTGGACACCTTTTGAGCAACTTTTGAAGAATATTACTGCATTTAATATCAACCATGACCAGCCTTATGAACCAGTTGATATGCCTGTTGAAGAATTCAGGCAGCTTAACAGCGTATTGGTGGAACTTTCGGGAAAAGTAAAATCTGATTATAATGAAATCAAGCTATTTACCGAAAATGCATCGCACGAGATGATGACGCCGTTAGCCGTAATCAATTCGAAACTTGATAATATGCTCCAATCAAATGTTCTGGGCAAAGAAGATGGCGAAACCCTGGTTGAACTATATAAGGCTACTTCACGTTTGACCAAGCTTAATCAATCGCTTTTGCTTCTGGTTAAAATTGACAACAATTTACTCCAGGATAACGAACAGATTAGCCTGAAATTACTGATAGAAGAAAAGGCTGTTTATTTTCAGGAGCTTATCTCTGAACGGCATATAACGCTCGATATGGTGTTAGCAGAAATAACCACATCTGCAAGCCGGCAACTGCTGGAAATATTGATCAACAACTTATTTAGCAATGTCATCAGGCACAACTACGATGGAGGGAAAATTGAGATCAGCCTTGATGCCGAAAAAATTGTATTTGCCAACACTGGCCATAATCCGGCACTCGATCCTGATAAAATATTCGATCGGTTTTATAAGGACCATGCCTCTGAAGGTACAGGTTTGGGGCTTGCCATTCTCAAACAGATCTGCAACCGACAGCAGTATCTGCTTGATTATTTCTATCGTCAGGACCTGCACACATTTACGATTGTATTTAATCATTAA
- a CDS encoding YceI family protein: protein MKTIQIFQKKIKPILLLLMFSPLATVAQTAYQLTQSGSSSVKVTGTSNVHDWSMTSKQFESTGTFNFNSLGEMTAVTALKFTLAIKSLKSGKSAMDERTYKTLNATEFPKISYRLNFATVTIVQANRYSIQTTGILTIAGKTQSFSMKVMALVNADGSISCHGSENLMLTDYGIEPPSFMLGAMKVGNNLVIHFEFDYAKVSSAK, encoded by the coding sequence ATGAAAACAATCCAAATATTCCAGAAAAAAATCAAACCTATTCTACTATTATTGATGTTCTCGCCGCTAGCGACAGTAGCGCAAACCGCCTATCAGCTTACGCAATCAGGTAGCAGTTCAGTAAAGGTAACAGGTACATCCAATGTGCACGATTGGTCGATGACATCCAAACAGTTCGAAAGCACGGGTACTTTTAACTTCAATTCTCTTGGTGAAATGACAGCTGTAACGGCCCTGAAATTTACCCTGGCGATAAAGAGCCTTAAGAGTGGTAAATCTGCTATGGATGAGCGCACCTATAAAACACTTAACGCAACTGAGTTTCCTAAAATAAGCTATAGGCTCAACTTTGCAACAGTTACTATCGTGCAGGCAAACCGGTATTCCATCCAAACAACAGGGATCCTGACCATTGCAGGTAAAACACAGAGTTTTTCGATGAAAGTTATGGCTTTAGTAAATGCCGACGGTTCAATCAGTTGTCACGGCAGCGAAAACTTGATGCTCACTGATTATGGCATTGAACCGCCAAGTTTTATGCTGGGTGCCATGAAAGTGGGGAATAATCTCGTTATCCATTTTGAATTCGATTATGCTAAAGTTTCATCAGCAAAATAA